One region of Zingiber officinale cultivar Zhangliang chromosome 7B, Zo_v1.1, whole genome shotgun sequence genomic DNA includes:
- the LOC122005072 gene encoding transcription factor bHLH68-like isoform X2 yields MDGSSSSSSSAAPTWWSLSNTMPVPFPQPSSNPEMWHPDHGSQDLPESWCQLLLGGLVAEEEKHGFKRMGINDNCGVLDQLLLEQQMVHPSPSEAQIATGFHHQVSSSWNQNPIVSASSPRSCVTSSNMLDFSHKPRQQIDNNSSEGNSTETAPALKKAKVLGCSSPKSTLKVRKEKLGDRITTLHQLVSPFGKTDTASVLQEAIGYIRFLHSQIQALSSPYLEQPQAMRQQKQQKTVNDNGDGDEQSRKDLRSRGLCLVPVSFTMHVGSDNGADLWAAALGGGF; encoded by the exons ATGGACGGTAGCAGTAGTAGTAGTAGTTCTGCCGCCCCGACTTGGTGGAGCTTGAGCAACACGATGCCAGTACCCTTTCCTCAACCTTCCAGTAATCCTGAGATGTGGCATCCGGATCATGGAAGCCAAGATTTGCCAGAGTCATGGTGCCAACTTCTACT CGGAGGGTTGGTCGCAGAAGAAGAAAAGCATGGGTTCAAGAGGATGGGGATTAATGACAATTGTGGAGTGTTGGATCAATTGCTACTCGAGCAGCAGATGGTGCATCCATCGCCGTCTGAAGCACAAATAGCAACTGGGTTTCATCATCAAGTGTCATCCTCATGGAATCAAAATCCTATTGTTTCAGCTTCATCTCCCAGGTCCTGCGTCACCTCCAGCAACATGTTGGATTTCTCACACAAGCCCAGGCAGCAAATTGATAACAACTCTTCTGAG GGAAACAGCACAGAAACTGCTCCAGCTTTGAAGAAAGCTAAGGTTCTTGGGTGTTCCTCTCCAAAATCTACTCTCAAG GTGAGGAAGGAGAAGCTAGGGGATAGAATAACTACACTGCACCAGTTAGTGTCCCCATTTGGAAAG ACTGACACAGCGTCGGTGTTGCAAGAAGCCATTGGCTACATCAGATTCCTCCACAGTCAAATCCAG GCTCTGAGCTCGCCGTACCTGGAGCAGCCGCAGGCCATGAGGCAACAGAAGCAGCAGAAGACT GTGAATGATAATGGTGATGGTGATGAACAGTCAAGAAAGGATTTGAGGAGTCGAGGGCTGTGCCTTGTCCCTGTCTCCTTCACCATGCACGTAGGAAGTGACAATGGTGCAGATTTGTGGGCTGCTGCTCTTGGTGGAGGATTCTGA
- the LOC122005072 gene encoding transcription factor bHLH68-like isoform X1: MQQVIMDGSSSSSSSAAPTWWSLSNTMPVPFPQPSSNPEMWHPDHGSQDLPESWCQLLLGGLVAEEEKHGFKRMGINDNCGVLDQLLLEQQMVHPSPSEAQIATGFHHQVSSSWNQNPIVSASSPRSCVTSSNMLDFSHKPRQQIDNNSSEGNSTETAPALKKAKVLGCSSPKSTLKVRKEKLGDRITTLHQLVSPFGKTDTASVLQEAIGYIRFLHSQIQALSSPYLEQPQAMRQQKQQKTVNDNGDGDEQSRKDLRSRGLCLVPVSFTMHVGSDNGADLWAAALGGGF, from the exons ATGCAGCAGGTGATCATGGACGGTAGCAGTAGTAGTAGTAGTTCTGCCGCCCCGACTTGGTGGAGCTTGAGCAACACGATGCCAGTACCCTTTCCTCAACCTTCCAGTAATCCTGAGATGTGGCATCCGGATCATGGAAGCCAAGATTTGCCAGAGTCATGGTGCCAACTTCTACT CGGAGGGTTGGTCGCAGAAGAAGAAAAGCATGGGTTCAAGAGGATGGGGATTAATGACAATTGTGGAGTGTTGGATCAATTGCTACTCGAGCAGCAGATGGTGCATCCATCGCCGTCTGAAGCACAAATAGCAACTGGGTTTCATCATCAAGTGTCATCCTCATGGAATCAAAATCCTATTGTTTCAGCTTCATCTCCCAGGTCCTGCGTCACCTCCAGCAACATGTTGGATTTCTCACACAAGCCCAGGCAGCAAATTGATAACAACTCTTCTGAG GGAAACAGCACAGAAACTGCTCCAGCTTTGAAGAAAGCTAAGGTTCTTGGGTGTTCCTCTCCAAAATCTACTCTCAAG GTGAGGAAGGAGAAGCTAGGGGATAGAATAACTACACTGCACCAGTTAGTGTCCCCATTTGGAAAG ACTGACACAGCGTCGGTGTTGCAAGAAGCCATTGGCTACATCAGATTCCTCCACAGTCAAATCCAG GCTCTGAGCTCGCCGTACCTGGAGCAGCCGCAGGCCATGAGGCAACAGAAGCAGCAGAAGACT GTGAATGATAATGGTGATGGTGATGAACAGTCAAGAAAGGATTTGAGGAGTCGAGGGCTGTGCCTTGTCCCTGTCTCCTTCACCATGCACGTAGGAAGTGACAATGGTGCAGATTTGTGGGCTGCTGCTCTTGGTGGAGGATTCTGA
- the LOC122005073 gene encoding auxin-responsive protein IAA17-like — translation MSPPLEHDCIVLTERTSSATAAGDGILNLKETELRLGLPGSESPDRFDKVGLTLELLPPKSFFTGAKRGFADAIDAGAGKWGLAAGGDDSEKEMSKGGALFSPKREGAGGGKTAVLGSAAKDVGTKAAGRDSKISVGNSDEIQREIPPAAKAQVVGWPPIRSYRKNTMATNPPKNKEVDGKHGFGCLYVKVSMDGAPYLRKVDLITYSDYKELSLALEKMFSGFTIGHCSSQEIPMRDGLSESRLLDLLNGSEYVLTYEDKDGDWMLVGDVPWKMFTDSCRRLRIMKGSDAIGLAPRAMEKCKNRN, via the exons ATGTCACCACCTCTGGAGCACGATTGCATCGTCCTAACGGAGCGCACCTCCTCGGCGACCGCTGCCGGGGATGGGATTCTCAACCTGAAGGAGACGGAGCTCCGTTTGGGCCTCCCTGGATCGGAGTCACCCGACCGGTTTGACAAGGTTGGCCTCACCCTGGAGTTGCTACCGCCTAAGAGCTTCTTCACAGGCGCGAAGAGGGGATTCGCTGATGCCATAGATGCTGGAGCCGGGAAGTGGGGCCTGGCAGCCGGTGGGGATGACTCTGAGAAGGAAATGTCGAAAGGCGGTGCCTTGTTCTCTCCCAAGAGGGAGGGGGCTGGCGGTGGGAAGACGGCTGTGCTAGGGAGTGCCGCTAAGGATGTGGGGACAAAGGCGGCCGGCCGCGATTCGAAGATCTCCGTGGGAAATTCGGACGAAATCCAGCGTGAAATTCCTCCTGCTGCAAA GGCACAGGTTGTTGGTTGGCCACCAATTCGTAGTTACCGAAAGAACACAATGGCTACTAATCCCCCAAAGAACAAAGAAGTGGATGGAAAACATGGGTTCGGTTGTCTTTATGTCAAGGTTAGCATGGATGGCGCTCCTTATCTCAGGAAAGTTGACTTGATAACATATAGTGACTACAAAGAACTTTCTTTGGCACTTGAAAAGATGTTCAGTGGTTTCACCATTG GGCATTGCAGCTCTCAAGAAATTCCAATGAGAGACGGGCTATCTGAAAGCAGGTTGTTGGATCTATTAAATGGATCTGAATATGTCCTTACTTATGAAGACAAGGATGGAGATTGGATGCTTGTTGGTGATGTGCCATGGAA GATGTTCACTGACTCCTGCAGAAGATTGAGGATCATGAAGGGTTCTGATGCAATTGGACTCG CTCCAAGGGCCATGGAGAAGTGCAAGAACCGGAACTAG